CTTCGTCATTGAAGATTTGCAGAAGGTTGTCCAACTCTTGGCGATTATCCGCTATGATATTCCTGTGCAATGTTACTGATCATCCGTGAAATGGTTAACCGTGGTTCCCATCTAGCAAAATTGGAGTTTGAAACTCACACCTCAGATAAAGCAATTCGCAAAAAGCAACAATTCGACTATCGGTGGGCAAGTGCGCAGGATGTTTCAACAACGCGTGCAAATGAGGGAATATCAAACACTCGTCAATAAGCATTGGACGACCATAATTATACGCCATCCTAAAAGTTGCCAGACATAAGTCCCTCGTACGTTTACTTCCGGGACGAGTCAACTCACTCGATGGCCATTTTACAAACTAAAAGCCAAAGCCTCGATCCTACCACCAGTCGTCGTTCAGTATCTTCATCCCGATCATTCGTGAACGCCGAAGGGGTTTGCAATCTCTCAGCAAGCCTTGGCAGACATTTATATAGTTCCATATCAATTCTGTTAAACCCGAAGCCGAGTGAGAtggtgaaagagatgtataaaaaaaataatGCCACTCACGCCATACTGACAGCATGACTACCAGGACGCCAGCCGGTATCTCCCCAGGAAGCCAAAATGACTTTGACAAACCAGTCAGGATCACTCAAGGTTGTTGACCAGCAATTTTGAGGATGCCGAGCGACTTACTCATGGCTTGGAGAGCTTCTATATCAGCTATGGGACAGAACAATGTGGTTTTTCCTGCAAAAACGCGTCAGATAAAGTGGCCCATCATCTATGCGGCTCAGTAATTAAATCATGATTTACCAATACTCTCCGCATGTTCCCTCAGTAGCTGTTGCAATTTGCTAGGCTCATGACCGGCATCTCTGATCTTCTGCCCCACGAAAAGAATCGCGAATATAGAGAACGGCGATCGACGGCGAAGACTGAAAGGGTCATACAATTATGCTTCAGCGTCATTACCACAACCAAGCTTATctccaaaaaaaaggtgACATTATTGCGTACCTTTCCCAAGAATCTTTAGAAGGATCAAATACAGGTATAAAGGAGTGTGCCACTTGGAAGAACCTGTTCTGACACATAAGCAGCCTGTTATTACTGAAGGGGATTTAAGAAGACGATAGGTGGTGAAAAGAAGGCCCAAAACTCACAAATCAAAGAGTTCTTTCCCTTGCGCTTCGCTACACAAGCCGAGATGGATAGGATCACGCACTCTGGCTGGAGACCTATCGGAAGGTCCCCAATCATTTGCACTTCGCTTCCTTTTGAGGCATGGATTTCTCAAGCGATCGTCTGTTTTAGTCCTGTGCCCTCTGTCATCGGCTGCTATATGCTCGTGATCTCGATGGCTTGATAAACCTGATTCTATCGGCGACTTCCAGTGACCATCCGCAtgcagcctcttcttttcctcgctTCGCAACATATCCCGCATGAAAGTGAGCCCCTCTTTtgtttcctcctccactgtGTGGTCCCTCTCGTCTTCTGATGACATCTCTGATCCTTCAGCTGTGCTTCCACCAACAGTTCGGTCTTGGGGAACAAATTGCTGCTGAAGATCGACCGTAGGCGATGCAGCATCTCCAGCTATCTGCTGTACCCATTGTTCAAGGGATGACACAGGTCTCTGCTCAGACGCTTCACAGAATCCGGCTAAATGTGTCTGGACATTATTATTAGAGCCACTCAAACCCGGTTGGGGGACTATGAATCAGGATCAATCACCAAGTAGGACCAAACTTAGCACATTACCAGACATACTGTTGTGCCTAGCCAGATCGGTCGATGCCTGAGAACCGGCCGGTAGATTAGTCGGAGCCAGACGTAACAGTAAAGACACTACGTTCTCGAGGTTAGATTGGACGTGCTGCATCTGATCTTCAAGTGCGACAACTTTGCTGAGTCATTCCAGAATCCGTAAGCTGCCTATTTCCCaaatgatggatggaaataTATTTTTTCCGCCGACTTACTTGAGCAGACCTCTTGTAGACCTGGATTTGCGTTTCGGAGCTGAACGAGATGGGCCTGTCTCATTCGGAAGGCCGGAACGTCTAGTTCCATCATTCTCTGGTTGTAACATCCCGTGTGTTCTGCCAGTCAAAGGCGAATTGCAGACTCGCTGAGCTTGAGAGAAAATACTTCCTTGGATTCGAAAAGACGAAATGACATATAAATAATATGATGACCAAACGACCGACGAGCGGTGTGCTTAGCTATATAGCTGCTTTCATTTAAGCGTAGAAAGATGTACCGACTTTTCAGGGTCCAAATTCGGCAACGAGGTGCAGTCCCTGGGCATCTAACGGTCGTCGTACGTACGTACTCAGAATAATTGCCTTACGAGGACGGACGGAGCTCGTGACCAAAGCGACGTGGTGGGGAGAACATAAACAACACTCTACGTATACATCACTGACTGCAGAAACCTAAGATTCGGAACCCTGGCTGAGAACTCTTGCGTGCACACAACAAATTACAGAATGCTACGGAGCGTAGTAAGACTATCGTAGCGAAAGAAAATGATCATTTTAGAGAGAATGTGGGTGAGCAACTGCGTGATCTCGAACTCAAAATTCCTTCCCACAGGCACCCGTAGCTTGATCCTTGAATATATTGAGCTTTCTCCTGATATGATGACTTCGTTCGAAAGGCCTTCCTGCTACGTTGTTGGTACAGAATATCGCGCTGCCGAAGACGGAGACGTCGGTTCCCGGGGGTGCCCCTTGACTCCATTCACCTAGCCAGCCGTCAATCTTCCATGCGCTTTCAGACTTTGCGCGAAATTAACTGCATGTGGATCTCAACTTCATTACAATGTCCTATTAAATGTTACGAAATTTTACGCAGACTTGAGCCAGACAGTCGTCTCCCCGGGAACTTTGCTACCCTTGAGAGCGTTACTAGACGAACtaagaagaatggaacCCTTTGGTAGATCGACAGAATCTTTGCCGATGTTGACAATTACCTCCCAGCCACCAGGTCTTCGGAAATGCAAGACTTCTTTGTTTGGGTTCTCCACCCATTCGAGCTCCTCTGCAGCTTGCAACTCTTTTCTCAATCCTAAAGCCCGTCGGTAAAAGCTCAATACGCTGTTGGGGTCCTTTTCCTCTACATTGACGGCATAGTCTTTGAACCACGcaggttgaggaagatgcgCACGCTTGCCAGAACCGTAACCAAAGTTCTTCTCATCTGCATGCCAAGGAATAGGAACTCGACAGCCATCACGACcgatttcttctccctttgTTCGGATGAATATAGGGTCTTGTCGTTCCTCGTCTGGAATTTCGATGACTTCTTGCAAGCCAAGTTCTTCACCCCTGTAACCCCAAATCAGCCTTTGCAATGCTGCCTTAATATTGAACGTGACTTACTGATATAGGTATGTGGATCCTGGCAAGGCAAGGATCATGAGAGTAGCCGCCTTGGCTCTCCTCAACCCTTGCTCAACATCAAGCTTGGGATCCATTAACTTGGTTTGAAGGAACTTGTTATAGGCGGCCGTAGCCGTTGCATGATTCGCATTTGGAACATTTGGCAGACCGAATCGGGTGGGATGTCGCATGACCTACGAGCCACAAATCAATGATACATCGATCAGCAAGGTCTAGTAGGCATAAGGAGAAGCAGATAGGACTCACGTCATGATTGGAGAGTACCCAGGTGGTAGTGGAGTTGGACTTCTTGCTTCCTTCCAAAGAGCTCTTAATGCATTGACGGTACTCCTCAGCATCAAAGTTGCACAAAAGAATGTCGAAAGAGAAGGTCTGGCCGAGACCCTCAGAAGAAGCGTAGAGGGGCTTTTGGTCTGGAGCAACCCAAGCTTCAGCGACCGCCCTAGAGACCACTGTCAGCTATGATTCACCGAAGCAGACAGATACCACAATTCCAGACTCACATGAGTGGGGGATTGAACTGGTTGAAGACTTCCCTCCAAGACTTGTAGATGTCGTGCACCTCCTTCCTGTcgagaaggggatgatCCAAGGCGGAGTTGCCATTGGTGAGCTTTTGATGGGTCATTTTCTTCAACTGCTCCCAGTTAGGCAAGGGCTCGCTCATATCTTTAGCAAGGCCGTGCGCCACGTCAATTCGGAAGCCTGCGACTCCCCGATCACCCCAGAACTTCAAGGTCTTCAGAAAATCTGCTTTGACATCCGGGTGTTCCCAATTCCAGTCGGGTTGAGAGGAGTCAAACCAGTGGAAGTACCATTGACCGTCGTTCATTCCAGAAGGGGACCAAGCAGATCCACCGAAACTACAAATCCAATCGGTAGGAGGTTGATCTTTGTTAGGTCCGAGGCCTAAGTTATGAGGGATCAGCTTAATTCGTCACAAGGTTGCGTTGTCCGTTGGGGGCTTACCATCTCTGAAAATGTacctttccctctctggTGACCCCTTGCCCGCCTTCAAAGCGGCTTGGAACCATTCATGATCATCGCTTGAATGGTTGGGGACGATATCGACCATGACTCGGATCCCGACCTTTTGGAGAGCAGCAGTCATCTCGTCAAACTCTTCCAATGTTCCGATCTTTGGGTCGACATCCCTGTAATTGGCCACATCATCTACCCCGAAAAAGACATCAGAACGGTCAGATTGCCAAAAATGAGCGCTAGAACTTACAACCACCGTCCCGCAAAGCGGAAGGATAGAAAGGGTTCAGCCAAACGGCATCCACTCCTAATGCTTTCAAGTAAGGCACACGGGCAGTTATGCCTTTGAGGTCTCCAATCCCATCACCGTTGGCATCGGCAAAGGAACGAGGATAGATCTGGTAGACGACCGCCTGGCGCCACCAGTCGGGATCTATTTCCTGGTCAGtcatccttcctcttcaccgaGCTCCTAGCAGCAAGGAAATTCATCTTACCCGAAATAAGGCAGACCATGATGATATGTAACTTGTTTAAAGCTGTAATGAATGTAAGAAACTGAACAATGAAGCAGATTTCAACAGCTGGTGCTTAACGATGGGTTTGCTGCTATGATATCTTCCAATCTCACGAACGAACTAGAgcaatatatatatatatggCCGCCTCGGCagttttgattttgaacACGGCATCTCGGACTATGGCCCTTACATGTGGATATCGACAATAAACATTTCAGGGGGCGTAGGTAACAAACGCCCCATAGCTAACCTCACATCTTGCTCTTCGTGTTAGATTTTGCCTCACTGAACCGTGAAATGTTGCCAATCTCGAAGATAAAAAAGACGGGCCTGAGCAATTTGCGATTTCTAGTGCATTTGTGCGGCTTCAGTGTATAGATGGGCATATCAGTGCTCGCCGGCGGCTAGATTTGCAACAAAGAAGAACCGTACCAAGTTTTGGCGCATGTGAAAGAAATTGATCCCTGTTCTGAGCTCTGATAAGATATTCATGTTTTGCCAATAATTCGACCTCAGATGGGGCACTCTGAAACCACGTGACTGAtcagcttccttcttgtgAGTAAGTCAGGTGACTCACGGTTGTGATTCCCGCAGCTATAGTAAGGTACTGTCAAGCGCCACCCCCTTGCATTAGCAGCGTAACCGCTTTAACGTAGTATTCACTAGTAAAAAGTAGACAGATGCCCCATTTGAGTGCTCAAAATTGCCAATCTAATATGGACCGACTGCGGGCTGGATCTAAGGACACATGCATAGCCGGTGGTAGCCTAATTTAGTTTTACGATAGATCGGGTTTCGTTGATTTTTTGTTATTTTGATCGTCTTCCGATTTCAAACAGGTACATGACGAACTTGTCTTTACTCTCCGCCGGCCAGTGACTGGTCTGACCATTCCCGATCTGTGATCTGTTCTAACTGCCCTACGTTCCGTTTCTCCAGGCCCTGGTGCCCATGGGGTCCCACAAGGCATCTTTCGTGAGCTTCGGGGGGTCGTCAGACATCATGATATTGGACATTGACGTTCAACATATAAAAGGCGGCAATGGCACTACCAAGGTAAGGAAGTATCTCCCCAGTCACCTCAAATATCCTTGGCGCCCGACCGTTTGGTACCCTTCAAACCATTAAGGCCACACCTGTTTCAACCCATCGTGGCCCACATATACCATGTCGAACGACCCTATTACCACCGAACAGGCGGTACTCGAAAATGTCAAAGGCGATATCGAGGACTACGATGATGTTGTCCAGTCAGCCCGACAAGGTATGGAAAGCGAGAAATCGTTATCTTTAAAGGAAAGTTTAAGACGCTATCCACGAGCGGTGGCCTGGTCCGTCTTGCTGTCCACATCGCTGTAAGTGACTAACCCGACCAAACTCCTTCTATCTACAAATGTCACTGACTGATTGTACATCGTAGTGTCATGGAGGGCTTTGacatcgtcctcatcaatAACTTCTatgctcttcctcaattTGCTCAGAGATATggtgttgagcttgaaggcGGTTGGTCCATCACTGCTGCTTGGCAAGCAGGTCTTACCAACGGTGCCAATGTTGGTGAAATCATCGGTCTCTGTATAAATGGTTGGGCCTCTGAGAGATTCGGTTACAAGAAGACAATGATTGGTGCCGTAGGTGGCTTTATATATACTGCAAACTGCATAAAGCTAATGGATATTTCAACTGTCTTTTCCAGCttatgatgatgatttgtGCCATCTTTatccccttcttcgctcAAAATATTCAGACGCTGTTGGCAGGTGAGATCTTACAGGGGTAAATTTGACAACTCTTGCATTGATGTTTTTCTTGAAACTGACGTCTATCTGTCTCAGGATCCCCTGGGGTATCTTCCAAACTTTGACTACCGCATACGCCGCCGAAGTCTCTCCAGTAGCTCTCCGACCATACCTCACGGCATATGTTAACCTCTGTTGGGTGATGGGTCAACTCATTGCTTCTGGAGTCCTTCGATCCGCTCTCTCAATGGAAGGCCAATGGGCTTATAGACTACCGTTCGCTCTTCAGTGTAAGTGCTCGCATCCCAGAAAATGGCCATCACTAACAAGGGCTTCAAACACAGGGATTTGGCCTATTCCTATTTTAATTGGATGCCTTTTTGCCCCCGAGTCGCCTTGGTGGCAAGTACGAAAAGGCAGACATGATGATGCTCGACGAACAATCCGGAGGCTCTTTAGCAACCCTTCtgatgaggaggttgaaaactctctctctctcatgAAACACACCAACGCTATTGAAAAGACCATGGCCGAAGGTACCAGTTATTGGGATTGCTTCAGAGGCGTCGATCTTCGTAGAACAGAGATTGCGGCTGCAGCTTGGATGGTTCAGAATTTGTGTGGATCTGGTGAGCCTTCTTTGCCTGATGGGGGCTATGGGCCTCCGCTGGCGTGTGCTTATCCTTGAGTAGCATTCATGGGCTATTctaccttcttcttggagCAAGCTGGTCTCCCTACCACCCAGGCCTTTAATATGTCCATCGCCCAGTACGCTCTAGGTATCTGTGGGACTGTTACTTCATGGGTGAGTATTGTCTCTTCGGATACTGATAATGAGCTAAAATATCCCTTTGTCCAGACTCTCATGGGACGTGTCGGCCGAAGAAGATTATATTTGGTTGGTCTAGCCGGcttgatcatcttccttgtaGTCATTGGCGGACTAGGCTTCATTTCAGTGTCAAATTCGGGTGCTCAGTGAGTTCACATCCAGCTTGTCTTTGGGGTACTGTAGGCTGACTGGTGGTCCTTTCTAGATGGGCCATCGGTGCTTTGCTTCTCGTCTACACTGCATTGTATGATGCAACTATTGGTCCTGTCTGTTACACTATTGTCGGTGAAATTTCCTCAACTCGACTCAGGGCCAAGACCGTTGTGTGAGTAGCGATTGATGATCACCAGCATTTTATTGTGGTTTCGACTGTTGGCTAATAATCAACATCAATAGCATCGCTCGAGTTGCATACAACATTATTGGTATCGTGAACGCTGTTATCATGCCCTATTTCCTTAATTCTGGGAAGTTGAATTGGGGCGCCAAGACAGGCTTGTTTTGGGGCGGGTTCGCGTCCTTGTGTTTCATTTGGACGTTCTTCAGGCTTCCCGAAGCCAAAGACAGGACATATGGTGAACTCGACATCCTCTTTGAAAACAAAATTTCCGCCAGGAAATTCGCTTCGACGATCGTTGATCAGTTCGCTGGTCACGAAGGCCAAGTGGACAATACCGCTGTCGTCGAAACATTTGACGAGAAATTGTCCAACAAGAATTCAATTGCCCACGTGGAGTACGTTCAAACGGTTCCTGAGAAGTAGAAAATTGAGCAAGAGCCAAGGTCATCTAGTTCTAACAGGCTGGATCGGAAGGATGGCAGAGACGGATTACTTTCTGTGCTAGTTTACATCAAGGGCTAAGGTTTTGATATGAATCGTGGAATAAATATTTTAAACACGTTGTACTGGGTAATTGAGATATATGCATGTCGAGTGCGGGATTATGTGTTTCTGCCCTAATTTCGCTAATGATACAGAGGAACGAGGGTAGGGAAAAcacaaggaggaagatgagaggaaaGCAGGGATGTAGTTTTTGCGTGtcaaggagagagggatggATAACggaagagcaggaagaCCGTACAGAAAGATGCTCATTGTGCAGGCACATGCATGTAAGATGTGGAGTCAAAATACAGTCTGATAATCATCTATGAGATGACCTAACAAGATACAAATTATAACTGTTCCTTTTGATTCATGAAACCATTACTTCATTAAAGATCATTGTTTTTTCCCAGTCACCAATTTTCTTACCGCCATGCTAAATTATGCTGATTGTTCATTGCCACAACAAATGTAGCGCTGTGACGAACACTGAAAACATCCCCATGCTAAAGGCCATAAAGATGCCATAACCAACGTCATTTATCGGGAAGGCAGCACCAACCGATTGAAGAGACCCTCGATCATCTGCCGTGGAGTAGGCTGTCAAAGTCACTCCTGCCACGATAGATACGTGTACCTGCTCTGTTATCGTCTACATCTTAATTTAGCAATGTACGAATCGAATAGGGACTTGCTGAAACACgcggaggaaaggaaaacgTACTACCATAACATTTGTGGGGTGACCTGACTGATCTGTGGTAGATGCTGTTTCGGTAACGTAAACAACAACTACCCCTCCGTCACTTGCTGTGGTTGCCGCTGGATCCGTTGCAGTTACGGTCACTACTACGACTGTCTTGAGGGTTAGTATCCCTGGCTCTGTCATGCTCAAATATCAAGATATTGGAACTCACCTCCGGGACCTTCTGATACCGCCTTAGTAGGTTGACTGGGTTGGTTTGGATCGTTGGCGGTGACTATCACTGTTACAGTCTTCACTTCATTACCAGTTGAGACTGATCCAGCCGCATCGGTTCTTGTGAAGGGTGTAGTGTAGGTGTTGGTCGCCGTGACCGTGATAGGACCGCCCGCAGTGGTGGAGGGTCGGCTTGAGCTTGCAGTAATCGGCGAGCCCGCCGCAACCctagaaggagagatggtaTTGGAAGAGACGGCTGCCGATGAGGGTGTCATAGATGCTCCTGTTGAGATTGTTTGTGATCCGACTCGGGATGATGtgctggaggatgaagattgagCCTGTATTGATGATGGTGCAGGAAACGAGGAAGTAATTGATGGGTATCCAGAAGCTTTAGGACTTGATCCGGAAGGAGTGATTATTACACCTGCTGAAGTAGTAGCTGACGGCGACACAGATGGTGATGCCGATACCGAAGTACTGACAGTAGACACAGTGGTAACAGCAGAGGAGGTTCCCGAGTTTTGGATGGGTGACTGAGACGaggattgagaaggagagggagttgaagagattgcagaagaaggtgcTTCCGAACTCGCTGCGGATTGGGAGCTAGCAGGCCCTGATGTGGTCAACCCCGAACTGGTGTCCGAAGAGCTGGGAACGTATACAGAGCTTGCCACCGCAGAGCTGGGAACTTGGCCTGCTGACGACAAGCTTGCCACCGAAGAGCTGGCAGGTGGATTCGAGCTGGTAGGAACCGCACTCGAGGGCTCGGAAGTAGGATTGGCCTGAGAGCTCGATGGCTGCGGAGCCATCGAGCTAGGAGCTGTCGACGGAGATACCGAAGATGGCGAAGCACTTTGTGTCGCTGAAGGCGATGTAGAAGGCTGAACACTTTGTCCAGCAGGGCTTTCAGCCGCACTTGCGCTGGCCTCAGCGCTGTTTTGCTCGGGTGAAGTGGTTGCTCCGGATGACGTGGGTGCCGAGCTACTTGATGCAACAATGATGGAAGATTcgggagagaaagatggtgaaggttggggagagaaagacgaggaaggtTCGGGAGTGGGAGACGAAGAAAGTTGGATAGACGATTcaggtgatgatgtcgtGGATGGTCCATTAGACGTGGGTGCGGCCGTAGAAGACATAGAAGACGTAGGTGGATTGTCAGATGATGGTAGTGCCGATGATGGTTCGTTAGATAAGGCAGTCGTAGAGGGCGTAACAGACGTTGATTCAATCGTTAATGATACAGTAGAAGATCCAACATCGCTACAATGTCCCGATCGCAATCAACACAAATTCCCATTACCATAATGCCCAGCAATTACTCACGAGGTCGTTACAGAAGATAGTAAAACAGAAGTGGCGGGGCCAGTAGACGATGAATCGACAGGTGTTGTGATCAATACACTACTCTGACTGACGATAGAATCCCATTCGGATGAGGTGATCATCTTCAGGATTTATAATAAAAAGTGGACTTACCCTGTGTCCGAAGGTGCAGCCTGGGAACTGAAGGCTGTCATCTGTCAGTCCTGCAAGCATCTACAAGAAGAACATGAGAAGTTCACCATCAGATGTTCCAGTACCCTGCTGTCTCTTCACCAGCCTATGTTCgtcctccacatcctctctcaCAGCATGAGACACTGCGACCGCTTTGCAGAGGCACAAGAGAACCACAAATGCTACGTTGGGCCTCATGTTATTTTCGGTCTGTTCATGTTACTTCGCgggaaaggaggacgaaAGAGGACGGTGAATTAACGGAGTGGATAAGAAGTGAAAGAATATTTGCTTGTCAGGGTACTTGTAAAGAGTCCTCATGGAACAGGCATTTCAATTGTGAACCGTTTTCACATGAATTATCCTATGGGTAGTAACATGGGAGACAATGATGTCACGATAACGAACGAAGAagcgatgaagaacaagaaccgtgaaggtggaggttgtgCAGCGTACGTAGGCCTGGATGGGCGATGCCGTTATGGTTAACGGTTTGGTAATTGCGGTGCATGATGATAGGAATCGGCcagatgaggaggggatggaagttgaaggacGAATCGATGGAGATGTACATAACTACCTGATGCATCGATGGTAGGTGACTGACTTTTGACCGTATTTGCCAGCACTCTTTTCATGTAATCGGTGTATCGGATATTTTGGGAAGGCACGTACGTAGGCCTTTACGTTCTCCCGCAGCTGGAATCACCCGCGACCCGACGCCGGACAAACGTGACACGATTTCTACAAGTAGTGCGTGCGTATGGCAGAAGGTTGAGCAAGTTGTCAAATTGGCTTGGTGCCTGCAAGCAGGGGAGAGCTCACGTATGAGTAGTATGCCATGAGCAGTGATGGCGGGCAGAAGGGACCCTTTCTGAGATGTAGCACGTCTGCGCGAAGATCCTTTCGTTACTGAACAGATCTCCCCGGCATGGCTCTATACTACTAATCGTACGCACTTTTTCCTGAACGGACCTCTTTTAATTGCACTCATATAACGGTATGAACTTCAAGGCTGCTTTACCTTAATTGGTCCCATCTAATTACCTGACTACTCGCCGTACACCATTCAATGAGTCTTTCCGATCTCGCCGTTCTCTCCCtgtccccttcatcctcatcctcgtccccATAGCACGTCTTTCAAACTCAAAACTCACTCCCCTCCTGCCACAACGCATTACCTCACGCTGCGCACAATTCGCCTGAATTCATGCAGATTTTATCCATCTCCGCAACCCCCCGTCTCCGGAGGTTTACGTTCACATCATGCCCCGATAGTTATGACCAGCTTTGGTCAAGGCTGCTACACCTCACGATGACTAGGATGTGTTTCTCGCTTTAGAGAGGATGGTCGTGCCCCTGCGAAGGAATCATTTGAGCTTTGTCATtcgaggagggagatgaaggcaCGGGTATCGAGGGacaaaaagagggaagttTGTGTGCTTTTCCTGGTACCTGGTCGTGGAGGAGAAATAGGGCATAGATGGGTTGGGGGGATGGTCGTACATCTAAATaatggggaggagaaggggatggagaatgTTGCAAGCCGATATTGGTACGGCTGGGAAGATTGGGTGGTATCTCAACCGTGGGATTAtgtcagaagaagatgataagGAACAAGTCAAGATATACCGGATAAGACGGAAGAGGTACCTTGACGAGGTGTTATGGGCGGTCTAGCGGAAGTGATTGGGAGTGTGGGAGGATGCGCCCTCGCCCTCTCCCGCTCGGAATTTGACACGCATATGCAGAGGGTTGTTTGCtgaagaaatgaaaatgCTTGATGAAAGAGCGTACCAATCTAGACTTGAAAAGGTTTGTGAGGCAGTTGACGAAGCACAAGACTTACCCCGTTGTGAGGTTAGCAATCATGGTCATGAAAGGCAGGAAAAAGGTCAGGGCACCTGGAGCGGTGATATTGATGGAGCTTGGTAAGGGGAAAGGATCAGCAAGGAGTCATGTCAAGTACTTTGCGGTGCTCTGCGAAGGAGAGTGGTGACTTATGTCATCGATGTAGGTCATCTATCGCACCACCAATGCCAGAAGGGTTGAGGCAGCTGTTTGAAGCATAACGAACAACTGTACCACTGGAATGTGAATGCATATGTGCTTAGAATGGTAATGATGATCGTCCCTTGACTTTTTCGTCCGCCTTGTTCTAAGGTACAACGTGAGCTCTTGATCCAAATTGTGGATACATATCCAGCTCACCTTTCTCCAGTCAGCTATTCTCTTTGACATGCCATCCAGCCTTTCCTGTCTCTCTGCCAACTTTTGcggcctcttcctctcgtcCAGGTGTCCCTTGAACAtgatcttccttcctgcaTATGGTCCTTGCTTGACCTTTTGtgtcttttccttgaccTTGCCAGCCCAGGTCACAATAGtcccatcttcccaaaCGATTGATCTCTTTTCCGATTGAGGATTAAGAGCAGAGACAGGGAGCTCTTCAGCAGGATAGAATTGGAGGAGTTGTTTTTGACGACGAGGGGAGATTTGAGGCTTGTGCCATGAGTAACTGTCCCTGGATGCGTACGTGGCCTTCTCAGTGCtgcggtggaggagaaaggggTTGGGAATGGAGACGGTTTGGG
This DNA window, taken from Cryptococcus tetragattii IND107 chromosome 6, whole genome shotgun sequence, encodes the following:
- a CDS encoding mitochondrial 54S ribosomal protein mL59; amino-acid sequence: MPSFPTRLFATSSRLSAELTAAHATHIPAFNLPPVLYRRIAKHISQLRAAGETTQTVSIPNPFLLHRSTEKATYASRDSYSWHKPQISPRRQKQLLQFYPAEELPVSALNPQSEKRSIVWEDGTIVTWAGKVKEKTQKVKQGPYAGRKIMFKGHLDERKRPQKLAERQERLDGMSKRIADWRKNKADEKVKGRSSLPF